From Erigeron canadensis isolate Cc75 chromosome 8, C_canadensis_v1, whole genome shotgun sequence, one genomic window encodes:
- the LOC122611224 gene encoding serine/threonine-protein phosphatase 5 isoform X2, producing the protein MPSMSTTEEIIKSDVSSLDAESIKQQANEAFKAKKFHQAIDLYSKAIEINGENAVYWANRAFSHTKLEEYGSAIQDASKAVEIDPKYSKGYYRRGAAYLAMGKFKEALKDFQQVKRICPNDPDASKKLKECEKAVMKLKFEEAISIPTSEKQSVAESIDFRTIGTGTGSSYPFPQVTAAAVAVALVAILMLVVRPIVAILVAFAALAMYLVVKKTAWWAGSHGFLTKSQILNIDVEPQYTGARIEGDVITIDFVKKMMDDFKNQKCLHKRYAFQIVLQTREILMALPSLVDVNVPNGKHFTVCGDVHGQFFDLLNIFELNGLPSEENPYLFNGDFVDRGSFSVEVILTLFAFKCMSPSAIHLARGNHESKSMNKIYGFEGEVRSKLSDKFVELFAEVFCHLPLAHVINEKIFVVHGGLFSNDGVKLSDIRAIDRFCEPPEEGLMCEILWSDPQPNPGRGPSKRGVGLSFGGDVTKRFLKENNLELVVRSHEVKDEGYEIEHDGKLITVFSAPNYCDQMGNKGAFIRFEAPTMEPKIVTFSAVPHPDVKPMAYASNFLRMFN; encoded by the exons atgccCTCTATGTCTACTActgaagaaataataaaatcagATGTTTCGTCTTTAGATGCTGAATCTATCAAACAACAAGCTAATGAAGCTTTTAAAG CAAAGAAGTTTCATCAAGCAATTGATTTGTATTCAAAGGCGATAGAAATAAACGGCGAAAATGCTGTGTATTGGGCAAATCGAGCTTTTTCGCATACTAAATTGGAAGAATATGGAAGTGCTATTCAGGATGCATCTAAAGCTGTTGAGATTGACCCTAAGTATTCAAAG GGTTATTATCGACGTGGTGCTGCTTATCTTGCGATGGGAAAGTTCAAAGAAGCACTTAAAGATTTCCAGCAG GTGAAGAGAATATGTCCGAATGATCCAGATGCTTCAAAGAAATTAAAGGAATGCGAAAAAGCTGTTATGAAGCTTAAGTTTGAAGAAGCAATCTCCATACCAACTTCAGAAAAACAGTCAGTAGCTGAGTCAATCGACTTTCGAACTATAG GGACGGGCACAGGCTCATCGTACCCTTTCCCTCAGGTTACTGCTGCAGCTGTGGCAGTAGCACTAGTGGCTATATTGATGCTGGTGGTGAGGCCTATTGTGGCCATTTTGGTGGCATTTGCAGCACTGGCAATGTATTTGGTGGTCAAGAAGACTGCTTGGTGGGCTGGCTCTCATGGTTTCTTAACCAAGAGTCAAATACTGAACATAG ATGTTGAGCCACAATATACCGGGGCAAGAATAGAGGGGGATGTTATAACTATAGACTTTGTGAAGAAAATGATGGATGACTTCAAAAATCAGAAATGTTTACATAAAAG GTATGCCTTCCAAATTGTTTTACAGACCAGGGAAATCTTAATGGCTTTGCCATCTCTGGttgatgtgaatgttccaaatGGAAAGCACTTCACTGTTTGTGGTGACGTGCATGGTCAG ttctttgatcttttaaatATCTTTGAGCTCAATGGTCTCCCCTCTGAAGAAAATCCTTATTTGTTTAACGGTGACTTTGTTGATCGTGGATCCTTTTCGGTAGAAGTTATTCTCACATTGTTTGCATTCAAGTGTATGTCTCCATCAG CTATACATCTTGCTCGTGGGAATCACGAGAGCAAAAGCATGAACAAGATTTATGGGTTTGAGGGTGAGGTCAGATCTAAGTTGAGTGATAAGTTTGTGGAGCTCTTTGCCGAAGTTTTCTGCCATTTACCTCTTGCTCATGTTATAAATGAGAAAATATTTGTGGTTCATGGTGGACTTTTTAGCAATGACGGTGTGAAGCTCTCTGACATTAGAGCAATCGATCGGTTTTGTGAACCCCCGGAAGAAG GGTTAATGTGTGAGATATTATGGAGTGATCCACAACCTAATCCTGGTAGAGGACCAAGCAAGCGTGGCGTGGGTCTCTCTTTTGGTGGAGATGTTACCAAAaggtttttaaaagaaaataatttag AATTAGTTGTCCGATCTCATGAGGTCAAAGATGAAGGCTATGAAATTGAGCATGATGGGAAACTTATCACTGTTTTTTCAGCTCCAAACTACTGTGACCAG ATGGGAAATAAGGGCGCTTTTATTCGGTTTGAAGCCCCTACCATGGAGCCCAAGATTGTCACATTTTCAGCTGTG CCACATCCTGATGTGAAGCCAATGGCATACGCCAGCAATTTTCTCCGCATGTTTAATTAG
- the LOC122611224 gene encoding serine/threonine-protein phosphatase 5 isoform X1 — MPSMSTTEEIIKSDVSSLDAESIKQQANEAFKAKKFHQAIDLYSKAIEINGENAVYWANRAFSHTKLEEYGSAIQDASKAVEIDPKYSKGYYRRGAAYLAMGKFKEALKDFQQVKRICPNDPDASKKLKECEKAVMKLKFEEAISIPTSEKQSVAESIDFRTIDVEPQYTGARIEGDVITIDFVKKMMDDFKNQKCLHKRYAFQIVLQTREILMALPSLVDVNVPNGKHFTVCGDVHGQFFDLLNIFELNGLPSEENPYLFNGDFVDRGSFSVEVILTLFAFKCMSPSAIHLARGNHESKSMNKIYGFEGEVRSKLSDKFVELFAEVFCHLPLAHVINEKIFVVHGGLFSNDGVKLSDIRAIDRFCEPPEEGLMCEILWSDPQPNPGRGPSKRGVGLSFGGDVTKRFLKENNLELVVRSHEVKDEGYEIEHDGKLITVFSAPNYCDQMGNKGAFIRFEAPTMEPKIVTFSAVPHPDVKPMAYASNFLRMFN; from the exons atgccCTCTATGTCTACTActgaagaaataataaaatcagATGTTTCGTCTTTAGATGCTGAATCTATCAAACAACAAGCTAATGAAGCTTTTAAAG CAAAGAAGTTTCATCAAGCAATTGATTTGTATTCAAAGGCGATAGAAATAAACGGCGAAAATGCTGTGTATTGGGCAAATCGAGCTTTTTCGCATACTAAATTGGAAGAATATGGAAGTGCTATTCAGGATGCATCTAAAGCTGTTGAGATTGACCCTAAGTATTCAAAG GGTTATTATCGACGTGGTGCTGCTTATCTTGCGATGGGAAAGTTCAAAGAAGCACTTAAAGATTTCCAGCAG GTGAAGAGAATATGTCCGAATGATCCAGATGCTTCAAAGAAATTAAAGGAATGCGAAAAAGCTGTTATGAAGCTTAAGTTTGAAGAAGCAATCTCCATACCAACTTCAGAAAAACAGTCAGTAGCTGAGTCAATCGACTTTCGAACTATAG ATGTTGAGCCACAATATACCGGGGCAAGAATAGAGGGGGATGTTATAACTATAGACTTTGTGAAGAAAATGATGGATGACTTCAAAAATCAGAAATGTTTACATAAAAG GTATGCCTTCCAAATTGTTTTACAGACCAGGGAAATCTTAATGGCTTTGCCATCTCTGGttgatgtgaatgttccaaatGGAAAGCACTTCACTGTTTGTGGTGACGTGCATGGTCAG ttctttgatcttttaaatATCTTTGAGCTCAATGGTCTCCCCTCTGAAGAAAATCCTTATTTGTTTAACGGTGACTTTGTTGATCGTGGATCCTTTTCGGTAGAAGTTATTCTCACATTGTTTGCATTCAAGTGTATGTCTCCATCAG CTATACATCTTGCTCGTGGGAATCACGAGAGCAAAAGCATGAACAAGATTTATGGGTTTGAGGGTGAGGTCAGATCTAAGTTGAGTGATAAGTTTGTGGAGCTCTTTGCCGAAGTTTTCTGCCATTTACCTCTTGCTCATGTTATAAATGAGAAAATATTTGTGGTTCATGGTGGACTTTTTAGCAATGACGGTGTGAAGCTCTCTGACATTAGAGCAATCGATCGGTTTTGTGAACCCCCGGAAGAAG GGTTAATGTGTGAGATATTATGGAGTGATCCACAACCTAATCCTGGTAGAGGACCAAGCAAGCGTGGCGTGGGTCTCTCTTTTGGTGGAGATGTTACCAAAaggtttttaaaagaaaataatttag AATTAGTTGTCCGATCTCATGAGGTCAAAGATGAAGGCTATGAAATTGAGCATGATGGGAAACTTATCACTGTTTTTTCAGCTCCAAACTACTGTGACCAG ATGGGAAATAAGGGCGCTTTTATTCGGTTTGAAGCCCCTACCATGGAGCCCAAGATTGTCACATTTTCAGCTGTG CCACATCCTGATGTGAAGCCAATGGCATACGCCAGCAATTTTCTCCGCATGTTTAATTAG
- the LOC122611225 gene encoding cytochrome P450 CYP72A219-like, giving the protein MLLYVNLLNNFCSVVVVYVWRFYNWVWLKPKKMEKCLRDQGLKGNSYKLLYGDVKEMVKMITDAYVKPINLTDDILPRVLSFAHYSVTTHGNNCFTWAGPIPVLHTTDPAMIKEVFGNYQDFQKQRGGNPLTRLLAKGLVDVEGERWVKHRKIINPAFHVEKLKVMVPTFYVSCDDMINKWEEIVKEESSCEMDVWPHLQTMASDVISRTAFGSSYVEGRKIFELQRELAELIITVSQSIYIPGSQYLPTKNNKRIKVIYKEVKSLTSGIIDKRADEMKAGKSCNDDLLGILLESNYKEIKQLGNNKFGLSIDDIIEECKLFYFAGQETTANMLVWTMILLGQHIDWQDRARDEVVKIFGKKKPDMDGLGQLKVINMIFLEVLRLYPPVVAIPRMIHKETELGNITLPGGSFLVLHTMLSHYDPRIWGDDVKEFNPERFSQGVSKVTKGQTVYFPFGGGPRVCIGQNFAMLEAKMALVMILSRFSFELSPSYSHAPRSIITLQPQFGAHLTLHKLKC; this is encoded by the exons ATGTTATTGTATGTTAATTTGTTAAATAATTTTTGCT CAGTGGTGGTAGTGTATGTATGGAGGTTTTATAATTGGGTTTGGTTGAAACCAAAGAAGATGGAGAAGTGTCTAAGAGATCAAGGACTCAAGGGAAACTCCTATAAGTTATTATACGGAGATGTGAAGGAGATGGTGAAAATGATAACTGACGCTTATGTTAAACCCATTAATCTTACTGATGATATCCTGCCACGAGTTTTGTCATTCGCTCATTATTCTGTTACTACTCACG GTAACAATTGTTTTACATGGGCGGGGCCAATACCTGTATTACATACAACAGATCCAGCAATGATAAAGGAAGTTTTTGGAAACTATCAAGACTTTCAAAAGCAAAGAGGAGGAAACCCATTAACGAGGTTGCTAGCAAAAGGGCTAGTGGACGTTGAGGGTGAGCGATGGGTAAAACATAGAAAGATTATCAATCCTGCCTTTCATGTTGAAAAGCTTAag GTTATGGTACCGACCTTTTATGTTAGCTGTGATGACATGATCAACAAATGGGAAGAAATAGTTAAGGAAGAAAGCTCGTGCGAAATGGATGTGTGGCCTCATCTCCAAACAATGGCTAGTGACGTAATTTCACGTACAGCATTTGGTAGTAGCTATGTCGAAGGAAGAAAAATATTTGAACTTCAACGAGAACTAGCTGAATTAATAATAACCGTTTCTCAATCTATCTACATTCCAGGATCACA ATATCTGCCAACAAAAAACAACAAGAGGATAAAGGTGATTTACAAAGAAGTAAAGAGTTTGACAAGTGGTATAATTGATAAACGAGCGGATGAAATGAAAGCGGGGAAAAGTTGCAATGATGATCTTCTTGGCATACTGCTGGAATCTAACTATAAAGAAATTAAGCAGTTAGGGAATAACAAATTTGGACTTAGTATTGATGATATCATTGAAGAATGTAAGCTCTTCTACTTTGCAGGCCAAGAGACTACCGCAAATATGCTAGTTTGGACTATGATTTTGTTGGGTCAGCACATTGATTGGCAAGATCGTGCCAGGGATGAAGTTGTAAAGATTTTCGGGAAGAAAAAACCAGATATGGATGGGTTGGGTCAGCTGAAAGTT ATCAATATGATCTTCCTCGAGGTTCTTAGGCTATACCCTCCAGTAGTAGCAATCCCGCGAATGATTCACAAAGAAACCGAATTAGGAAACATAACTTTACCTGGTGGATCATTCCTTGTGCTTCACACAATGCTTTCACATTATGATCCGAGAATATGGGGCGACGATGTGAAGGAGTTTAACCCAGAAAGATTCTCACAAGGTGTATCAAAAGTAACCAAGGGACAAACAGTGTATTTTCCCTTTGGAGGTGGTCCACGTGTATGTATTGGACAGAATTTTGCTATGTTGGAAGCAAAAATGGCTCTTGTTATGATTCTATCACGATTTTCGTTTGAACTTTCTCCTTCATATTCGCATGCTCCACGTAGCATCATCACTCTTCAACCTCAATTCGGTGCCCACTTAACTCTGCATAAACTCAAGTGCTAA
- the LOC122580083 gene encoding F-box protein PP2-B15-like, with translation MEILPEDCIASVLSRVSPRDACRSAAVATFIRNALESELLWDKFLPPDYKEIIAKSVFPVTYKSKKELFFKLSSPLLIDEGLKTFSIHKATGKKCYTLSARNLYIAWSANSLFWCWKTLPRSRFSEAVELRMTSWLEIEGKVNTKTLSPNTHYKAYLIVEVAHYRAFGLDVLPCEISIEVGVGGFHSRGKILFSHNKHSNQSYEHIFHPNEIKECSRSKSGHEIARGSRDQRKDGWLEIELGEFYNDATEKEVKMSLREVKGVHLKGGLVVDGIDIRPI, from the exons ATGGAGATTTTACCCGAAGATTGCATAGCATCAGTCCTATCTCGTGTGTCACCTCGCGATGCATGTCGATCAGCAGCCGTGGCTACGTTTATTAGGAATGCCCTTGAGTCGGAGTTGTTATGGGATAAGTTTTTGCCACCAGATTATAAAGAAATTATAGCCAAAAGTGTGTTTCCTGTTACCTATAAATCTAAAAAGGAGCTGTTTTTTAAGCTTTCGTCTCCACTTCTTATTGATGAGGGCCTCAAG ACATTCTCAATACACAAAGCAACGGGAAAGAAGTGTTACACGCTAAGTGCAAGGAATCTTTACATTGCTTGGTCAGCCAATTCTTTATTTTGGTGTTGGAAAACCCTTCCTCGTTCAAg ATTTAGTGAAGCTGTGGAGCTTAGAATGACAAGTTGGCTTGAGATCGAAGGCAAAGTTAACACCAAAACTTTGTCACCAAATACACATTACAAAGCCTACCTCATTGTTGAAGTGGCACATTATCGTGCCTTTGGGTTGGATGTTTTACCATGTGAGATTTCAATTGAAGTTGGGGTTGGAGGATTTCATTCACGAGGAAAGATACTGTTTTCTCACAACAAACATAGCAACCAATCCTATGAGCATATTTTTCATCCAAACGAGATTAAGGAATGCTCGAGATCAAAATCTGGACATGAGATCGCTAGGGGCTCTCGTGATCAGAGAAAGGATGGATGGCTCGAAATAGAATTGGGGGAGTTTTACAATGATGCTACTGAAAAagaggtcaaaatgagtttAAGAGAGGTTAAGGGTGTTCATTTGAAAGGAGGGCTTGTTGTGGACGGTATTGATATTAGGCctatttaa